The Amycolatopsis sp. DG1A-15b genome window below encodes:
- a CDS encoding NCS1 family nucleobase:cation symporter-1 has protein sequence MAPTPADQRVHDDGRVELDPADVRSLEGSRFFNEELAPVPVEKRTWTTYNYFALWMGMAHNIPSYALAASFIALGMNWVQALITITIGNLVVLAPMLLNSHAGTKYGIPFPVFARAFYGLRGANLAALLRAFIACGWFGIQTWVGGEAIYVILGRLLGSWWRDSAVVAGQHWTLWLSFVVFWIGQMLIIWRGMDAVRRFENWTAPLVSVGFLIMLGYVLVKAGGLGPILSAPGELGWGPDFWKVFAPSLMAMIAFWSTLSLNMPDFTRFGGSQRKQVRGQVLGLPTTMTFIAIVAILTTSGGHVLYGEDIWDPAKLADKFTSPVVVVIALVALVLATISANLAANVVSPSYDFSNAFPKKITFAVGGGITGVIGILIQPWRLYSDPNIYIFAWLGFYGGLLGAVAGVLVAGYWLVNRTKLRLKDLYTPDGVYWFSGGWNWRALVATLVGAVLAVGGAYGGPFPDAGLIPFLKPLYDYNWVIGLVGAFVVFAALSIPSTKPSTKEEASERRPSRIDPAAVDG, from the coding sequence ATGGCGCCGACACCCGCAGACCAGCGCGTGCACGACGACGGCCGGGTCGAGCTCGACCCCGCCGACGTCCGGTCTCTCGAAGGCAGCCGGTTCTTCAACGAGGAACTGGCCCCCGTCCCGGTCGAAAAACGGACCTGGACCACCTACAACTACTTCGCGCTCTGGATGGGGATGGCCCACAACATCCCCAGCTACGCCCTGGCCGCGTCGTTCATCGCGCTCGGCATGAACTGGGTGCAGGCGCTGATCACCATCACCATCGGCAACCTGGTCGTGCTGGCCCCGATGCTGCTCAACAGCCACGCCGGCACCAAGTACGGCATCCCGTTCCCGGTGTTCGCCCGCGCGTTCTACGGCCTGCGCGGCGCCAACCTGGCCGCGCTGCTGCGCGCGTTCATCGCGTGCGGCTGGTTCGGCATCCAGACGTGGGTCGGCGGCGAGGCCATCTACGTCATCCTCGGCCGCCTGCTCGGCTCGTGGTGGCGGGACTCCGCCGTCGTCGCCGGGCAGCACTGGACGCTCTGGCTGTCCTTCGTGGTCTTCTGGATCGGGCAGATGCTGATCATTTGGCGCGGCATGGACGCGGTCCGCCGGTTCGAGAACTGGACGGCGCCGCTGGTGTCGGTCGGCTTCCTGATCATGCTCGGGTACGTGCTGGTCAAGGCGGGCGGGCTGGGCCCGATCCTGTCGGCGCCCGGCGAACTGGGCTGGGGCCCGGACTTCTGGAAGGTGTTCGCGCCGTCGCTGATGGCGATGATCGCGTTCTGGTCGACGCTGTCGCTGAACATGCCGGACTTCACCCGCTTCGGCGGCAGCCAGCGCAAGCAGGTCCGCGGCCAGGTCCTCGGCCTGCCGACGACGATGACGTTCATCGCGATCGTGGCCATCCTGACCACCTCGGGCGGGCACGTGCTCTACGGCGAGGACATCTGGGACCCGGCGAAGCTGGCCGACAAGTTCACCAGCCCGGTCGTGGTCGTCATCGCGCTGGTCGCCCTGGTGCTCGCCACCATTTCGGCCAACCTCGCGGCCAACGTCGTCAGCCCGTCCTACGACTTCTCGAACGCGTTCCCGAAGAAGATCACGTTCGCGGTCGGCGGCGGGATCACCGGCGTCATCGGCATCCTGATCCAGCCGTGGCGGCTGTACTCCGACCCGAACATCTACATCTTCGCCTGGCTCGGCTTCTACGGCGGCCTGCTCGGCGCGGTCGCCGGGGTGCTCGTCGCCGGTTACTGGCTCGTCAACCGCACGAAGCTGCGGCTGAAGGACCTCTACACACCCGATGGGGTGTATTGGTTCAGCGGCGGGTGGAACTGGCGCGCGCTGGTCGCGACGCTGGTCGGAGCCGTCCTCGCGGTCGGTGGCGCCTATGGCGGGCCGTTCCCCGACGCCGGGCTCATCCCGTTCCTCAAGCCGCTTTACGACTACAACTGGGTGATCGGCCTCGTCGGCGCGTTCGTCGTCTTCGCCGCCCTTTCGATTCCGTCAACCAAGCCGTCAACCAAGGAGGAAGCAAGTGAGCGTCGTCCGAGCCGGATTGATCCAGCAGCGGTGGACGGGTGA
- a CDS encoding nitrilase-related carbon-nitrogen hydrolase has protein sequence MIKAAVDHIATAASQGAQVVCLQELFYGPYFCQVQDADYYSYTEAIPDGPTTRLMQEVAERHGIVLIVPMYEVEQPGVYYNTAAVIDADGTYLGKYRKNHIPQVKGFWEKFYFRPGNLGYPVFDTAVGRIGVYICYERHFPEGWRALGLAGAKIVFNPSATSRSLSQYLWRLEQPAAAVANEYFVGAINRVGVEPLGDNDFYGQTYFVDPRGQLVGDAASDTDDEVVVRDLDLGLLDEVRNQWAFYRDRRPDTYGPLAEA, from the coding sequence ATGATCAAGGCGGCGGTCGACCACATCGCCACCGCCGCCTCGCAGGGCGCCCAGGTCGTCTGCCTCCAGGAGCTGTTCTACGGGCCGTACTTCTGCCAGGTGCAGGACGCCGACTACTACTCCTACACCGAGGCCATCCCCGACGGGCCGACCACGCGGCTCATGCAGGAGGTGGCCGAGCGCCACGGCATCGTGCTGATCGTGCCGATGTACGAGGTCGAGCAGCCCGGCGTCTACTACAACACCGCCGCGGTGATCGACGCCGACGGCACCTACCTCGGCAAGTACCGCAAGAACCACATCCCGCAGGTCAAGGGGTTCTGGGAGAAGTTCTACTTCCGCCCCGGCAACCTCGGCTACCCGGTGTTCGACACGGCCGTGGGCCGCATCGGCGTCTACATCTGCTACGAGCGGCACTTCCCCGAGGGCTGGCGCGCGCTCGGGCTGGCGGGGGCGAAGATCGTGTTCAACCCCTCGGCGACCAGCCGCAGCCTGTCGCAGTACCTCTGGCGGCTGGAGCAGCCGGCGGCCGCGGTGGCGAACGAGTACTTCGTCGGCGCGATCAACCGGGTCGGCGTCGAACCGCTGGGCGACAACGACTTCTACGGCCAGACGTACTTCGTCGACCCGCGCGGCCAGCTGGTCGGCGACGCGGCGTCCGACACCGACGACGAGGTCGTGGTGCGCGACCTCGACCTGGGCCTGCTCGACGAGGTCCGGAACCAGTGGGCGTTCTACCGCGACCGCCGTCCGGACACCTACGGCCCCCTCGCGGAGGCCTGA
- the hydA gene encoding dihydropyrimidinase, which translates to MTTLIQGGQVVSPSGAILADVLVDGETIAAVGAPGTLTGDETIDATGKYVLPGGIDAHTHMEMPFGGTHSVDTFSTGTTAAAWGGTTTIIDFAVQAKGTSLLSTLDKWHAKADGNCAIDYGFHMIVSDVNDQSLKEMEACIDGGVGSFKMFMAYPGVFYSTDGEILLAMQKAREIGATIMMHAENGIAIDQLAAQAFEAGHIDPVQHGLTRPPELEGEATSRAIQLAKVTGSPLYIVHLSASQALAAVAEARNDGQNVFAETCPQYLYLSIEDLAKPDFEGAKYVASPPLREKSHQADLWRGLRTNDLSVVSTDHCPFCFKDQKELGRGDFRAIPNGMPGVEHRMDLLHQGVVAGQLTLGRWVETCSATPARMFGLYPRKGVIAAGSDADIVIYDPSATQTLSASTHHMNVDYSAYEGFEITGRVHTVLSRGRVVVSPSGFSGSTSHGKFLSRSLNQYLN; encoded by the coding sequence ATGACCACGCTCATCCAGGGTGGTCAGGTCGTTTCGCCGTCGGGCGCGATCCTGGCGGACGTCCTCGTCGACGGCGAAACCATCGCCGCCGTCGGGGCGCCCGGGACGCTGACCGGCGACGAGACGATCGACGCCACCGGGAAGTACGTGCTGCCGGGTGGCATCGACGCCCACACGCACATGGAGATGCCGTTCGGCGGCACCCACTCGGTCGACACGTTCTCGACCGGGACCACGGCCGCGGCGTGGGGCGGCACGACCACGATCATCGACTTCGCCGTGCAGGCCAAGGGCACGTCACTGCTGTCCACACTGGACAAGTGGCACGCCAAGGCCGACGGCAACTGCGCGATCGACTACGGCTTCCACATGATCGTCTCCGACGTCAACGACCAGTCGCTGAAGGAGATGGAAGCCTGCATCGACGGCGGCGTCGGCAGCTTCAAGATGTTCATGGCGTACCCGGGAGTGTTCTACTCCACGGACGGGGAAATCCTGCTGGCGATGCAGAAAGCGCGCGAAATCGGCGCTACGATCATGATGCACGCCGAAAACGGCATCGCGATCGACCAGCTGGCGGCGCAGGCCTTCGAGGCGGGCCACATCGACCCCGTGCAACACGGCCTCACGCGGCCGCCGGAACTGGAAGGAGAAGCGACGTCGCGGGCGATCCAGCTCGCGAAGGTGACCGGATCACCGCTGTACATCGTGCACCTTTCGGCGTCGCAAGCGCTTGCGGCTGTCGCGGAAGCGCGCAACGACGGTCAGAACGTCTTCGCCGAGACCTGCCCGCAGTACCTCTACCTGTCCATTGAGGACCTCGCGAAGCCGGACTTCGAGGGCGCGAAGTACGTCGCTTCACCGCCGCTGCGGGAGAAGTCGCACCAGGCCGACCTGTGGCGCGGGCTGCGGACGAACGACCTGTCCGTGGTGTCCACCGACCACTGCCCGTTCTGCTTCAAGGACCAGAAGGAACTGGGCCGCGGCGACTTCCGGGCCATCCCGAACGGCATGCCGGGCGTCGAACACCGGATGGACCTGCTGCACCAGGGCGTCGTCGCCGGTCAGCTGACACTCGGCCGGTGGGTCGAGACGTGCTCGGCAACACCGGCGCGGATGTTCGGGCTGTACCCGCGAAAAGGTGTCATCGCGGCGGGTTCCGACGCGGACATCGTGATCTACGACCCTTCGGCGACGCAGACGCTGTCGGCTTCGACGCACCACATGAACGTGGACTACTCGGCGTACGAAGGATTCGAGATCACCGGCCGCGTGCACACCGTGCTGTCCCGGGGGCGCGTTGTCGTGTCGCCCTCAGGGTTCTCCGGGTCGACGTCGCACGGCAAGTTCCTGTCCCGCTCGCTGAACCAGTACCTGAACTAG
- a CDS encoding TIGR03842 family LLM class F420-dependent oxidoreductase: MDFGIVLQTDPPARDVVRLMKDAEDAGFRYGWTFDSCVLWQEPFVIYSAILAATSSLVVGPMVTSPGTRDWSVMASTFATLNDMYGNRTVCGIGRGDSAHRVVGKPPSTLATVRDCMRVVKDLAEGRPVTMNEKTVRIPWISNGQLEMWMAGYGPKALQTVGEHADGFILQCADPAIARWTIGAVRDAARAAGRDPAGITICVAAPAYVGDDLPHQREQLRWFGGMVGNHVADLVARYGSSGAVPRELTDYIREREGYDYSHHGKAGNPSTEFVPDEIVDRFCLLGPPSAHVERLQELAELGVDQFSLYLMHDDREATLASYGSQIIPKLTA; this comes from the coding sequence ATGGACTTCGGGATCGTGCTGCAGACGGATCCGCCCGCGCGGGACGTCGTGCGGCTGATGAAGGACGCCGAGGACGCCGGGTTCCGGTACGGCTGGACGTTCGACTCCTGCGTGCTGTGGCAGGAACCGTTCGTCATCTACTCGGCGATCCTGGCGGCGACGTCGTCGCTCGTCGTGGGGCCGATGGTGACCAGCCCCGGCACGCGGGACTGGTCGGTGATGGCGTCGACGTTCGCCACGCTCAACGACATGTACGGCAACCGGACGGTCTGTGGCATCGGCCGCGGCGACTCCGCCCACCGGGTGGTCGGCAAGCCACCGTCCACTTTGGCCACGGTGCGCGACTGCATGCGCGTGGTCAAAGACCTGGCCGAGGGCCGCCCGGTGACCATGAACGAGAAGACCGTGCGGATCCCGTGGATCTCGAACGGGCAGCTCGAGATGTGGATGGCCGGCTACGGCCCGAAGGCGCTGCAGACGGTCGGCGAGCACGCCGACGGCTTCATCCTCCAGTGCGCGGACCCGGCGATCGCCCGCTGGACGATCGGCGCGGTCCGCGACGCGGCCCGGGCGGCCGGGCGCGACCCAGCCGGTATCACGATCTGCGTCGCGGCCCCGGCGTACGTCGGCGACGACCTGCCGCACCAGCGCGAACAGCTGCGCTGGTTCGGCGGGATGGTCGGCAACCACGTCGCGGACCTGGTGGCGCGGTACGGCTCGTCGGGGGCGGTACCGCGGGAGCTGACGGACTACATCCGCGAGCGGGAAGGGTACGACTACAGCCACCACGGCAAGGCGGGCAACCCGTCGACGGAGTTCGTCCCGGACGAGATCGTCGACCGGTTCTGCCTGCTGGGACCACCTTCCGCCCACGTCGAGCGGCTGCAGGAACTCGCGGAGCTGGGCGTGGACCAGTTCTCGCTGTACCTGATGCACGACGACCGCGAGGCGACGCTGGCGTCCTACGGGTCGCAGATCATCCCGAAGCTCACCGCGTAG
- a CDS encoding alpha/beta hydrolase produces MNSPKLRAALALGAAASVVALSAPAAVASPAGIVWESACAAGYQCGHLDVPLSYQDPSAGSVRIAVGRLPATDQAHKLGTIFFNPGGPGSSGRLAPVLTPFLHERYDIVGFDPRGVGASSQIHCFTDPSQLEVLQRALGTFPLTRAAEQQQIADTRTITDLCEKNAGPLAGHLSTGTIARDLDRLRAAFGEPKLRYYGKSYGTYLGETYANLFPGRVGSLALDAVDDPVRWSTGSGPMSYRLQGFSDAPKALASFLDECGSRCTFDYSAILDRLEAGPITVTDTSGKQVTVTYQSAIARIHGYLTDAQSAPSLTAFLQALANPASPAPASADGPPDIDSLLGGGATLCSDAANPRDPAVWWDYARRANQVARGFGPYDVYKTLPCATWDVSDTDRYTGPWNRPTAPILLMANRKGDLETPYAGAQRTERLLGNARLLSLDTYGHGARGKSPCIDMALDRYFGTGAVPAPGTVCAPA; encoded by the coding sequence ATGAATTCTCCGAAACTCCGTGCTGCGCTGGCTCTGGGGGCCGCCGCGAGCGTGGTCGCCTTGAGTGCGCCCGCGGCCGTGGCGAGCCCGGCCGGAATCGTCTGGGAATCCGCGTGCGCCGCCGGGTACCAGTGCGGCCACCTCGACGTCCCGCTGTCCTACCAGGACCCGTCGGCGGGCTCCGTCCGCATCGCGGTGGGTCGCTTGCCCGCCACCGACCAGGCCCACAAGCTGGGCACGATCTTCTTCAACCCGGGCGGCCCGGGTTCGTCCGGCCGGCTCGCACCCGTGTTGACACCGTTCCTGCACGAGCGTTACGACATCGTCGGGTTCGACCCGCGCGGCGTCGGCGCGAGTTCGCAGATCCACTGCTTCACCGACCCGTCGCAACTCGAGGTGCTCCAACGAGCTTTGGGCACCTTCCCGCTGACGCGCGCGGCCGAGCAGCAGCAGATCGCGGACACCCGCACGATCACCGACCTCTGCGAAAAGAACGCGGGCCCCCTGGCCGGTCACCTCTCCACCGGCACGATCGCCCGCGACCTCGACCGGCTGCGCGCGGCGTTCGGCGAGCCGAAACTGCGGTACTACGGCAAGTCGTACGGCACCTACCTCGGCGAGACCTACGCCAACCTGTTCCCCGGCCGGGTGGGTTCCCTGGCCCTCGACGCGGTCGACGACCCGGTCCGCTGGTCGACCGGGTCCGGCCCGATGAGCTACCGCCTGCAAGGCTTCTCGGACGCCCCCAAGGCCCTCGCGTCCTTTTTGGACGAGTGCGGATCACGCTGCACCTTCGACTATTCCGCGATCCTGGACCGGCTGGAGGCGGGTCCGATCACGGTGACGGACACTTCGGGCAAGCAGGTCACCGTCACTTACCAGAGCGCGATCGCCCGGATCCACGGTTACCTGACGGACGCGCAGTCCGCACCTTCGCTGACGGCATTCCTCCAAGCACTGGCCAACCCGGCATCCCCCGCTCCGGCTTCGGCGGACGGACCACCGGACATCGACTCCCTCCTCGGCGGCGGCGCAACACTGTGTTCGGACGCGGCGAACCCACGCGACCCAGCGGTGTGGTGGGACTACGCCCGCCGAGCCAACCAGGTCGCCCGCGGCTTCGGCCCGTACGACGTCTACAAGACCCTGCCGTGCGCGACCTGGGACGTGTCGGACACGGACCGCTACACGGGACCGTGGAACCGCCCGACGGCGCCGATCCTGCTGATGGCCAACCGCAAGGGCGACCTGGAGACCCCGTACGCGGGCGCGCAACGGACAGAGCGCCTGCTGGGCAATGCGCGCTTGCTGAGCCTGGACACGTACGGCCACGGTGCCCGCGGCAAGAGCCCCTGCATCGACATGGCGCTCGACCGCTACTTCGGCACGGGAGCGGTGCCAGCCCCGGGCACGGTCTGTGCGCCAGCCTGA
- a CDS encoding serine hydrolase domain-containing protein, with translation MADFEVDVDPAEAGFDAARLSRIDAHFDRYVEDGRLPGWLAVVSRRGRIVHLGRGGHRDVEAGSPVETDTLWRIFSMTKPITSVAAMMLAEEGLLELDDPISRWLPEFASPRVYVKGSALAPLTEPATSPIRVWHLLTHTAGLTYGFHHGHPVDAIYRAAGFEWGTPPGLDLAACTSQWASLPLLFQPGTEWNYSIATDVLGRLVEVVSGQPLDEFFASRIFAPLGMTDTGFVASSPSRLAAMYVRDPSSGRATRNDAFGRLGTARPDCLSGGGGLVSSAADYWRFTEMLRRGGDLDGVRLLSPRTVSLMASNHLPGRVDLEAFGRPLFAEMPFDGHGFGLGFSVLEDPVKARTLSSAGEFAWGGAASTAFWVDPDKDLTVGFYTQLLPSSTYRLRPQLRQLVYQALVD, from the coding sequence ATGGCGGACTTCGAAGTGGACGTCGACCCGGCCGAGGCCGGCTTCGACGCGGCACGGCTTTCCCGGATCGATGCGCATTTCGACCGGTACGTCGAGGATGGCCGGTTGCCGGGCTGGCTCGCGGTGGTGAGCAGGCGCGGGCGGATCGTTCACCTGGGCCGCGGCGGGCACCGGGACGTTGAAGCCGGGTCGCCGGTGGAGACGGACACGCTGTGGCGGATCTTCTCGATGACCAAGCCGATCACCTCGGTCGCGGCGATGATGCTCGCCGAAGAGGGCCTGCTGGAGCTGGACGACCCCATCTCGCGCTGGTTGCCGGAGTTCGCTTCGCCGCGCGTGTACGTCAAGGGGTCGGCGCTGGCGCCGTTGACCGAGCCCGCCACTTCGCCGATCCGCGTCTGGCACCTGCTGACCCACACGGCGGGCCTGACGTACGGCTTCCACCACGGTCACCCGGTGGACGCGATCTACCGCGCAGCGGGCTTCGAGTGGGGCACTCCGCCGGGCCTTGATCTGGCGGCGTGTACTTCGCAGTGGGCGTCACTGCCGCTGTTGTTCCAGCCGGGCACGGAATGGAACTACTCGATCGCGACGGACGTCCTCGGACGGCTCGTCGAGGTGGTTTCGGGGCAGCCCTTGGACGAGTTCTTCGCGTCGCGGATCTTCGCGCCGCTGGGCATGACGGACACGGGTTTCGTGGCATCGTCGCCGTCGCGCTTGGCGGCGATGTACGTGCGCGACCCGTCATCGGGACGAGCGACCCGCAACGACGCCTTCGGCCGCCTGGGCACGGCCCGCCCGGACTGCCTTTCCGGCGGCGGCGGCCTGGTCTCCTCGGCGGCGGACTACTGGCGTTTCACGGAGATGCTCCGTCGCGGAGGCGACCTGGACGGCGTCAGGTTGCTGTCCCCGCGAACGGTGTCCCTGATGGCGAGCAACCACCTGCCGGGCCGGGTGGACCTGGAGGCGTTCGGCCGCCCCCTGTTCGCGGAGATGCCCTTCGACGGCCACGGGTTCGGCCTCGGCTTCTCGGTACTGGAGGACCCGGTGAAGGCCCGAACATTGTCATCAGCGGGCGAGTTCGCCTGGGGCGGCGCGGCTTCGACGGCCTTCTGGGTGGATCCGGACAAGGACCTGACGGTGGGCTTCTACACGCAGCTGCTGCCGTCGAGCACGTATCGCCTGCGGCCGCAGTTGCGGCAGCTGGTCTACCAAGCGCTGGTGGACTGA
- a CDS encoding siderophore-interacting protein, with translation MAEAPRRSGRPATRLRVLRTERLTPHMIRIVAGGEGIADFTPNEFTDAYVKVLFKVPGVEYPEPFDVQECRANMPREHWPRQRSYTVRGFDPQAGELVLDFVHHGDEGIAGPWAASAQPGDELLVLGPGGAYAPGSEADWHLLAGDESALPAIASSLEALPAGVPAHAVILVENADEEQPLVTKADAQITWLHRASGGDVAAAVRELPWREGIVQAFVHGEAGFVRELRRYLLDERGVRRELLSISGYWRYGKNDEAWREEKAAERAREK, from the coding sequence ATGGCTGAAGCACCCCGGCGGTCCGGGCGTCCCGCGACGCGGTTGCGGGTGCTGCGGACCGAGCGGCTGACCCCGCACATGATCCGGATCGTCGCGGGCGGGGAGGGCATCGCGGACTTCACGCCGAACGAGTTCACCGACGCGTACGTAAAGGTGCTGTTCAAGGTGCCCGGCGTCGAGTACCCGGAGCCGTTCGACGTCCAGGAGTGCCGGGCGAACATGCCGCGCGAGCACTGGCCGCGGCAGCGCTCCTACACCGTCCGCGGGTTCGACCCGCAGGCCGGCGAGCTGGTCCTCGACTTCGTCCACCACGGCGACGAGGGCATCGCGGGCCCGTGGGCGGCGTCGGCCCAGCCGGGCGACGAGCTGCTGGTGCTGGGCCCGGGCGGCGCGTACGCGCCCGGCTCCGAGGCGGACTGGCACTTGTTGGCCGGGGACGAAAGCGCGTTGCCGGCCATCGCGTCGTCGCTCGAAGCGTTGCCCGCCGGCGTCCCGGCGCACGCGGTGATCCTCGTCGAGAACGCGGACGAGGAGCAGCCGCTGGTCACGAAGGCGGACGCGCAGATCACCTGGCTGCACCGGGCGTCGGGCGGCGACGTCGCCGCCGCGGTGCGCGAGCTGCCGTGGCGCGAGGGCATCGTCCAGGCGTTCGTCCACGGCGAGGCGGGGTTCGTGCGCGAGCTGCGGCGGTACCTGCTCGACGAGCGCGGGGTACGGCGCGAGCTGCTGTCGATCTCGGGCTACTGGCGCTACGGGAAGAACGACGAAGCGTGGCGCGAGGAGAAGGCAGCCGAGCGGGCGCGGGAAAAGTAG
- a CDS encoding SgcJ/EcaC family oxidoreductase → MTATAEADVRGVLGRLADAWNSGDAAAYGRLFTEDADYVTFFGANFPGREAIESSHRALFEGPLRGSKLTGSLGGAAKVRFVRPDVAVAVVGGGSSLSGAEVADEGRESTVSFVLVREGGEWLITAFQNTRVSDPRG, encoded by the coding sequence ATGACTGCTACTGCCGAAGCCGATGTCCGTGGGGTGCTGGGCCGGCTCGCCGACGCGTGGAACTCGGGGGATGCCGCCGCGTACGGGCGGCTCTTCACCGAAGACGCGGATTACGTGACGTTTTTCGGGGCGAACTTCCCGGGTCGGGAGGCGATCGAGAGTTCGCACCGGGCCTTGTTCGAGGGGCCTTTGCGGGGGTCGAAGCTCACCGGGTCGCTGGGCGGAGCGGCGAAGGTGCGGTTCGTCCGGCCGGACGTCGCCGTGGCCGTCGTCGGCGGCGGCTCGTCGCTGAGTGGGGCGGAGGTCGCCGACGAAGGGCGCGAGTCGACCGTTTCCTTCGTGCTCGTCCGGGAAGGAGGCGAATGGCTGATCACCGCGTTCCAGAACACGCGGGTTTCGGATCCGCGCGGGTGA
- a CDS encoding TetR/AcrR family transcriptional regulator, which yields MTLPPPPWRSAPRRRAAKPVLSQASIVRAALIVLDDEGFDAVTMRRIAQELETGPASLYAHVSNKDELAELMLDAVLADVHVPEPDPARWDEQVKDLVRDQIRVMAAHRGIARIAWDIAVPVTPHSLKQGEAMLALLRAGGLTLKQATFAGDALSLYAKAYAYEASSWTWGEIDQAEAGERGKQMVAYMRSLPAESFPNMLHIGEFFSAETAAERLEFALDTHLAGLKVLAAKN from the coding sequence GTGACCCTTCCCCCGCCGCCGTGGCGCAGCGCTCCCCGCCGCCGCGCCGCGAAACCCGTCCTCTCCCAGGCCTCGATCGTCCGAGCGGCCTTGATCGTCCTGGACGACGAGGGGTTCGACGCGGTCACCATGCGGCGGATCGCCCAGGAACTGGAGACCGGGCCGGCGTCGCTCTACGCGCACGTCTCGAACAAGGACGAACTGGCGGAGCTGATGCTCGACGCCGTGCTGGCCGACGTGCACGTCCCCGAGCCGGACCCGGCGCGCTGGGACGAGCAGGTCAAAGACCTCGTCCGCGACCAGATCCGGGTGATGGCCGCGCACCGCGGCATCGCGCGCATCGCGTGGGACATCGCCGTGCCGGTCACGCCCCACTCGCTGAAGCAGGGCGAGGCGATGCTCGCCCTGCTTCGCGCGGGCGGGTTGACCCTCAAGCAGGCGACCTTCGCGGGCGACGCCCTCTCCCTCTACGCGAAGGCGTACGCCTACGAAGCGAGCAGCTGGACCTGGGGCGAGATCGACCAGGCCGAAGCCGGCGAACGCGGCAAGCAGATGGTGGCGTACATGCGGTCACTGCCCGCCGAGTCGTTCCCCAACATGCTGCACATCGGCGAGTTCTTCTCCGCGGAGACGGCGGCGGAACGCCTCGAGTTCGCGCTCGACACCCACCTCGCCGGCCTCAAGGTCCTCGCGGCGAAGAACTAG
- a CDS encoding NADP-dependent oxidoreductase, which produces MARAIRFDEYGDVEVLRVEDVPRPVPGPGQVLVEVRAAGINPGEAAIRRGLLHSRYPATFPSGQGSDFAGVVASLGEDVPDIAVGDEVIGFVDTRSSHAEFVVAEAANLTPRPEGVPWEVAGSLFVAGTTAYAAVGAVCPREGETVVVSGAAGGVGSLAVQLAKLAGATVIGLAGEANHDWLRELGVIPVSHGEGVLERIREAAPSGVHAFVDTFGSGYVELALHLGIHPGRIDTIIDFAAAEKYNVKTDANAAGASADVLRELGLLLDKGLLTLPIARVYPLDEVRDAYRELERRHTRGKIVLRP; this is translated from the coding sequence ATGGCGCGCGCGATCAGGTTCGACGAGTACGGCGACGTTGAGGTCCTCCGGGTCGAGGACGTCCCGCGCCCGGTCCCGGGACCCGGTCAGGTGCTCGTCGAGGTGCGTGCCGCCGGGATCAACCCGGGCGAGGCCGCCATCCGGCGGGGCCTCCTGCACTCGCGTTACCCGGCGACCTTCCCGTCGGGACAGGGCAGCGACTTCGCGGGGGTGGTCGCTTCGCTCGGTGAGGACGTGCCGGACATCGCCGTCGGCGACGAGGTGATCGGGTTCGTCGACACGCGGTCGAGCCACGCCGAGTTCGTCGTGGCGGAGGCCGCGAACCTCACGCCGCGGCCCGAAGGCGTCCCGTGGGAGGTCGCCGGCTCGCTGTTCGTCGCCGGCACCACCGCGTACGCCGCGGTGGGCGCGGTGTGCCCGCGGGAAGGGGAGACGGTCGTCGTCTCGGGGGCGGCGGGCGGCGTGGGCTCGCTCGCGGTGCAGTTGGCGAAGCTGGCTGGCGCCACGGTGATCGGCCTCGCCGGCGAGGCGAACCACGACTGGCTGCGCGAGCTCGGCGTCATCCCGGTTTCCCACGGCGAAGGCGTGCTCGAGCGGATCCGCGAAGCCGCGCCTTCCGGCGTGCACGCGTTCGTGGACACCTTCGGTTCGGGGTACGTGGAACTGGCGCTGCACCTGGGGATCCACCCGGGGCGGATCGACACGATCATCGACTTCGCGGCGGCGGAGAAGTACAACGTGAAAACCGACGCCAACGCGGCCGGGGCGTCGGCCGACGTGCTGCGCGAGCTGGGCCTCCTGCTGGACAAGGGGCTGCTGACGCTGCCGATCGCCCGCGTCTACCCGCTGGACGAGGTCCGGGACGCCTACCGCGAGCTGGAGCGGCGGCACACGCGCGGCAAGATCGTGCTGCGGCCCTAG